In Candidatus Zixiibacteriota bacterium, the genomic stretch AAATCCTCGACCGGGAGGATCGGGAAGACTCATATGAGATGACTCAGCCGTCGGATGTGAATTTTGACGCCCAATTTTCACTTTACGATTATCTGGCCCAGTACGAGCGGCGATTCATTATTAAGGCTCTCAGGGAACAGGGCGGGGTTAAGAAACATGCGGCCGCCATTTTGAACATTCCCGAATCAACCCTGCGTCTCAAAATCAAGCAGTATAATATCGACCTCAAGAACCTGAGTATCTCCGGTTGAATAAATATTCCCGGCCCAAATTTTTTATGTTTTCTTTTTCGTCCTATCTTGTTTAATTATAACAGGAGGTGAAAGTTATGCCAGGCAAAGTACCATCGAAAAAAGAAAAGAAAAAACCGAAAAAGAAAAAAGAAAAGAAAACGGAAAAAACAGGTTAGAGTTATTTCCTTAAAATTAAGCCCCGTTTTGACGGGGCTTTTTTTATTTTGTCGCCTTTCGGTTCCGAGAAACCGATTGAAATCCGGCGAGTTTTATTATATTATTGATCTATGGGGAATAAACATATCTGGGCTCCGTGGCGCGCCGAATATATTCTGGGAAAGAAAGAAAAAGGTTGTATCTTCTGTAATCGTTTGAAAAAGCGAACTGATGAGAAAAATCTGATCGTCTATCGCGGCCCGAAAGTATTCGTGATACTCAACAGATTTCCCTATAACTCGGGTCACAGCATGGTGGTTCCCAATCGCCATGTCGACAGTCTGAGTGCCCTGACGCATGAAGAGCTGTGCGAATTTATCGACACCATCCGTGTGACGGTTGAGGTTACGCGAGAGGCTTTCAATCCGGATTCTTTCAATATCGGAATGAATATGGGTCATGGCGCCGGGGCCGGTATTCCGGAGCATATTCATATGCATGTCGTGCCTCGCTGGAGTGAGGATACCAATTTCATGCCGGTTATCTGTGACACCGAAGTCGTCTCTTTTCCCCTTGACATGATTTATAAAAAGCTGAAAAAAGGATATGATGGACTATGCCTCGGCGGAAAATCCCGACCAAAGCGGAGTTGATCCAGCTTCAAAAACTCTATAAGACCGACGAAAAGATTGCCGAGCGGCTGGGCAATATTTCGCCGCAACTGGTGGCTTACTGGCGGCGGAAGAAAAATATTCCCAAGCATTCTTTCCCCAAGTTTTCGCGGCAGGAAATCGCGGATCTGTGGGAGCGATTCGGTGATGATTACCGGTGCGGTCTGGAACTGGGGATTTCCAAAGCGGCTTTTTATAACTGGCGGCGTAAGTACGGCCTGAAAGAGAAGCCGGCCTTTTTGAAGCTGGAGCAGTTGGAACTGGATCTGGGCGGACCCAGCAAAAGTACCGGTCGGAAGGCGAATTACGGTCATCAAACCATCACCCAGAAAATCCTGGCTGAAACGGCCGGACTGGAGCGGGTCGAACCGGGGGAAATGATCGAAGCGGAGCCGGATCTGGCTCTGTCGAATGATAATACCGAGCAGGTCATAAGGCAGTTTTTAAGTTTCGGATTAAGCTATGTCTGGAATCCGAACCGGATTGTGATTGCCCTGGATCATAATGCCCCGGTTTCTTCGCTGGCCGCGGCCGAGGGGCATCGGGCAATCAGGGAATTCGTCAAAAGGCAGAATATAAAGTATTTCTATGATGTTCGGGAGGGTATCTCGCACCAGTTGATTATCGAACGGGGGCATATTCTTCCGGGGCAGTTCGGGGTTGGAACCGATTGCCATGCGACCTCGTATGGAAGTATCGGCGCTTTTGCGACCGGGATCGATACCGAGGAGATGGCGGCGATCTGGGCCACCGGGAAAATCTGGATCAAAGTCCCGCCGACCATAAAGATTATTATCAACGGCCGGATGCCAATCGGGGTTTTTGCCAAGGATGTTATTTTATTCGTGGCCAGTAAGCTGAAATGTGACGGGGCAGTTTACCGGGCGATTGAGTTCAACGGGAACGCGGTCAGCCAGATGTCCATCTCGGAACGTTTTACCATGACCAATATGGCCATGGAGTTGAATGCCAAGGCGGCCATATGTTCATTCGATACCATCACCCGCCGTTATCTTTCCGGCCGGACCAAGATGCCGTACAGGCCGGCCCTGCCTGATAAGGATGCTCTTTACGATGAAACGTACGAATTCAATATCGATCAACTGGTGCCGCAGATTTCCTGCCCGGATAAGGTGGATAACGTTGAGACCGTGGCCGATCGGGCCGGACTGCCGGTGGACCAGGTGGTGATCGGGTCATGTACCAACGGCCGATTTGATGATCTTCGAATTGCCGCAGATATAATCAAGGATAAGAAAATTCATCCCGAAGTGCGTTTGTTGATATTCCCCGGATCACGGGAAATCTATCTTGAGGCGCTGAAGAAAGGTTTGATCCGGGCCCTGGTGGAAGCCGGAGCGATGATTATGAGCCCGGGATGCGGTTGTTGTACCGGTCTGCACCAGGGAATTCTGGCAGCCGGGGAGAGATGTCTGGCCACGACCAATCAAAATTCCCGGGGGCAGATGGGTTCCCCGGAAGCAGAAATATATCTGGTGTCACCTGCCACCGCCGCCGCTTCGGCCCTGCGGGGAGTCATCACCGATCCCACCGGTTATTTCAAATAAGGGTCAGCCTTCACATTTTGCAACCCGTTTGTCATTCTGTTTAGCCGCATAAGATTATAGAAGGATTAAGATCAACATTTTTCGGATATTGCATCATCAGGGTGCAGTGTGTATATTAATATCATATGAATATGATAATAACCGGAAGGACTGTTCTTCTGGGTGATAATATATCCGCCCGGATGATTTATCCGGATGAAGGCAATAAATCCTTAAATCCGGCGGAAATGGCGGCGCTTTTATTTAACGGGATTGGCGACACCGACCATCCCCGGTCAAACGTTGATGATATTATCGTGGCCGGGCGCAATTTCGGTATCGGGGATAACAGTCTTCCGGCAATAATGGCTTTACAAGCCGCCGGGATCAGGGGGATAATCGCGGTTTCGTTCGGACGGTATTTCTTCCGACGGGCCATCAATCATGGTTTGCCGATTATAGAAGCGGAAATGCCGGGAGGGCTTGCCGGCGGTCAGCAGATCGAGATAAACCTGTCCGGCGGGAAAATATCCTTTCCCGGGGGCGAGAAATTTTTTCAGCCTTATCCTGATTTTATCCTGAGGATTATTGAAGCGGGCGGATTGATCCCATCGGTGACCGCTGGAGTTTCACGCAGATAATCTTAAACGAATCTCCCAATCAAAATCCAATAAAACATCAGTCTTTCATCGAACTCAAGAATTTCTGGTTGTTTTTGGTTTTCTTGATGCGGTCGATGAGAAATTCCATGGCTTCGATCGGATTCATTTCAGCCAGGAATTTGCGAAGAATCCAGGTTTTTGACAGGACATCCTCGGGCAGAAGCAATTCTTCTTTACGGGTTGAACTCCGATTAAGATCCATAGCCGGGAAGATGCGACGATCGGACAGTCTCCGGTCAAGAACCATCTCGAGGTTACCGGTACCTTTGAATTCCTCGAAAATGACTTCATCCATCCGCGATCCGGTTTCGATCAGAGCCGTTCCGATTATGGTCAGTGAACCGCCTTCCTCGATATTACGGGCGGCCCCGAAAAAGCGTTTCGGTTTATGCAGGGCGTTACTGTCGACACCGCCTGAGAGAATTTTCCCTGAATGGGGGACGACGGCATTATGGGCCCGGGCCAGCCGGGTGATACTGTCGAGAAGGATAACGACGTCGTGCTTGTGTTCCACGAGACGTTTGGATTTTTCCAGAACCATATTGGCGACCTGGACATGGCGCTCCGCCGGTTCATCAAAGGTCGAGGAAACCACTTCACCCCTGACCGAACGTCTCATGTCGGTTACTTCCTCGGGACGTTCATCGATCAGCAAAACAATCAACTTGACATCGGGATGATTGATTGCGATGGAGTTGGCGATTTTCTGCAGGATGATGGTTTTTCCGGCTTTCGGCGGCGAAGTAATCAAAGCCCGCTGACCCATGCCGATCGGGGTCATCAGGTCCATGATGCGGGTAGTTAATTCATCGGCATTGACTTCGAGTTTGAATGGCTGGTTGGGGTAGAGAGGGGTCAGATTATCGAACAGGATTTTGTTTTTGGCGGCTTCGGGATCTTCATAATTAATGGCTTCGATTTTCAACAGGGCAAAGTACCGTTCGTTGTCTTTGGGAGGGCGAACCTGTCCGGAGATGGTATCCCCGGTTTTCAGGTCAAACCGCTTGATTTGCGATGGGGAGACATAAATATCGTCTGGGCCGGGCAGATAGTTATAATCGGGCGAGCGCAAAAAACCATAACCTTCATTCAGAATTTCCAGCACTCCCTCGGCAAAGATCATGCCTTCCTGCTGGGACGAGGCGGCTTCCATGACCTTGAAAATCAGCTCGGATTTTCTCAGGCCGGAGACGCCGGGAATATCCAGTTCCTCGGCGATACCGAGAAGCTCGGCAATAGTCTTGCTTTTCAGCTTTTCACTGTCGGTAATATCAACATCAATCTTGCTCATAACAGGACACTCATGTATTTTTGGTTTTTATTTATTATCTGATTATGGACGAGGGGAATTAATCGAGAATTTCCACCGGAGCATCCCCCCACAGCTTCTCCAGTGCATAGAACTCTCTTGCCGATTTCTGGAAGATATGAATCACCACATCCACATAGTCAATCAGGATCCATCGTCCTCCCCGGGCACCCTCGATATGCCAGGGATTTAAGCCCTTTTCGGACAAACCGTCGCTGATGGCGTCGGCAATGGCCTTGACGTGCTTGTCAACATCCCCGCTGACAATGACAAAATAGTCACAAATGCTGGAGATGTTTTTCAATTTCAGGATTTTAACGTCGGAACCTTTTTTGGAGAGGGCAAGTTTTCCTGCCGTTCGTGCGATTGCCAATGGTGTTATTTTCAAGTTCCTCTTTCAGTTCTCCTTGCTTGAGGTTTGTTCGATAAGATTCACGAAGTCATCTCCCAGAACCAGGGTTGCTGAGATACTTCGATAATTGCTGTCAATCGGCTCGTAAACGATATTATCAGAATCTATATTTAATTGTTGAGCCAGAAGTCTGGCCGCCGTAAAGTCCCTTTCCCTGGAGATAATGAAACTCTTGTCGACATGATACGAATTAAAATCATCAATATCAACAATATTCAATTCCAGCGGCATTTTTACCAGTTTCGGTAAGGCTTTGGCCGTCCGTCCGGCCGCCCCCTGGGTTCCGCAACCGTTCAATATCTGCAGGCGAATAGTATATTCCGGCGAATCGACGGTTTTTGAAAGCCCCTGGGTAATGCGGATGGCAAAACTGGCCCCATAAATCACCACCAGAGTAAAAATGGCGATAATAGCCATCTCCAGAAAACGCGAGTTTTTCTTCGGACGAGGGGAGTTTCTTCTGATCGAAATATTTTTTCTGGTTTTTTTCAGCAGCATTTGAATAACGATATTAATGAAGAGACAGGGTTAATCATCCAGGAGTCGCCGCCTCCAATCATTAGCCCAATAATTATAGGGGTAGTAATAACTGTAGGGGTTATAATATCCACCCGGCAGATGAGCAAAGCCGATCGATAGGCGAAAATTATCGGAAGGG encodes the following:
- a CDS encoding HIT domain-containing protein — encoded protein: MGNKHIWAPWRAEYILGKKEKGCIFCNRLKKRTDEKNLIVYRGPKVFVILNRFPYNSGHSMVVPNRHVDSLSALTHEELCEFIDTIRVTVEVTREAFNPDSFNIGMNMGHGAGAGIPEHIHMHVVPRWSEDTNFMPVICDTEVVSFPLDMIYKKLKKGYDGLCLGGKSRPKRS
- a CDS encoding 3-isopropylmalate dehydratase large subunit; the protein is MPRRKIPTKAELIQLQKLYKTDEKIAERLGNISPQLVAYWRRKKNIPKHSFPKFSRQEIADLWERFGDDYRCGLELGISKAAFYNWRRKYGLKEKPAFLKLEQLELDLGGPSKSTGRKANYGHQTITQKILAETAGLERVEPGEMIEAEPDLALSNDNTEQVIRQFLSFGLSYVWNPNRIVIALDHNAPVSSLAAAEGHRAIREFVKRQNIKYFYDVREGISHQLIIERGHILPGQFGVGTDCHATSYGSIGAFATGIDTEEMAAIWATGKIWIKVPPTIKIIINGRMPIGVFAKDVILFVASKLKCDGAVYRAIEFNGNAVSQMSISERFTMTNMAMELNAKAAICSFDTITRRYLSGRTKMPYRPALPDKDALYDETYEFNIDQLVPQISCPDKVDNVETVADRAGLPVDQVVIGSCTNGRFDDLRIAADIIKDKKIHPEVRLLIFPGSREIYLEALKKGLIRALVEAGAMIMSPGCGCCTGLHQGILAAGERCLATTNQNSRGQMGSPEAEIYLVSPATAAASALRGVITDPTGYFK
- a CDS encoding 3-isopropylmalate dehydratase small subunit, with amino-acid sequence MNMIITGRTVLLGDNISARMIYPDEGNKSLNPAEMAALLFNGIGDTDHPRSNVDDIIVAGRNFGIGDNSLPAIMALQAAGIRGIIAVSFGRYFFRRAINHGLPIIEAEMPGGLAGGQQIEINLSGGKISFPGGEKFFQPYPDFILRIIEAGGLIPSVTAGVSRR
- the rho gene encoding transcription termination factor Rho; the encoded protein is MTDSEKLKSKTIAELLGIAEELDIPGVSGLRKSELIFKVMEAASSQQEGMIFAEGVLEILNEGYGFLRSPDYNYLPGPDDIYVSPSQIKRFDLKTGDTISGQVRPPKDNERYFALLKIEAINYEDPEAAKNKILFDNLTPLYPNQPFKLEVNADELTTRIMDLMTPIGMGQRALITSPPKAGKTIILQKIANSIAINHPDVKLIVLLIDERPEEVTDMRRSVRGEVVSSTFDEPAERHVQVANMVLEKSKRLVEHKHDVVILLDSITRLARAHNAVVPHSGKILSGGVDSNALHKPKRFFGAARNIEEGGSLTIIGTALIETGSRMDEVIFEEFKGTGNLEMVLDRRLSDRRIFPAMDLNRSSTRKEELLLPEDVLSKTWILRKFLAEMNPIEAMEFLIDRIKKTKNNQKFLSSMKD
- the rsfS gene encoding ribosome silencing factor; protein product: MARTAGKLALSKKGSDVKILKLKNISSICDYFVIVSGDVDKHVKAIADAISDGLSEKGLNPWHIEGARGGRWILIDYVDVVIHIFQKSAREFYALEKLWGDAPVEILD
- a CDS encoding LytR C-terminal domain-containing protein, producing MLLKKTRKNISIRRNSPRPKKNSRFLEMAIIAIFTLVVIYGASFAIRITQGLSKTVDSPEYTIRLQILNGCGTQGAAGRTAKALPKLVKMPLELNIVDIDDFNSYHVDKSFIISRERDFTAARLLAQQLNIDSDNIVYEPIDSNYRSISATLVLGDDFVNLIEQTSSKEN